The DNA window TCGTCGTCGGCGCGCTCGGCCTCGGCTTCGGCGCGGGCGCGACGATTAGGGCGCGAAAGACGGTCGCCGACGCGAAGGCTGGAGAAACTTCGGAATGAAAAAGGCAGTACTGACGATCGCGCTGGCCGCGGCGGCCGTGCTCGGCACGGCCACCCCGGCGTTCGCGCACAACGTCCTGGTTTCGTCCGACCCGCCGAAGGGCGCGTCGGTCGAGACCGGCCCGTCGAAGATCACGCTCACCTTCGACGCGCCGGTGCAGCCGGGCAACAACCAGCTCGCGGTGACCGGGCCGGACGGCAACCAGTGGACGGACGGCGGGGTCGAGGTGGCCAGCAACGTGGTGTCCGCGCCGGTCCGCCCGCTCGGGCCCGCCGGGGTCTACAAGGTCGGCTACCGGATCCTGTCCGCCGACGGCCACCCCGTGTCGGGGGAAACCGAGTTCACGCTGACGAAGGCGGGCACCGGCACGCCCGCCGCCGCGAAACCGGCCGATCAGGACACCGCGAAGTCCAGCGGATCGAGCGGCGTCCCGGTGTGGGTGTGGCTCGTCGGCGCCGTGGTCGTGCTCGGCGCGGGGCTCACGCTGGCGCTGCGGACGGGTTCGGGTTCGGCGAAGGAAGACAAGAAGTCATGACCAAGGCCGAGGCCACCTCGAACGTCCGGTACCAGACCCTGGTCTGCGTGGTCGCGGCGGCGTTCGTCGCCGCGCTCATCGGCGTCGCGCTCACCGCGGCGGCGCCGGTGCCGGGCGTGACGGACGTCAGCGAGGTGGTCTCGGTCGCGATCCCGCTGGTGCGGGTCGTGCTGGACCTGGCGGCGGTCGCCACGATCGGGCTGTCCCTGCTGTCGGTGCTCGTGGGGTACGACCGCCCGAAGCTCACCGAGCCGGTGCTCGCGAAGGCGCGTCCCGCCGCCGTCGCGAGCGCCGTGGTGTGGGCGATCGCCGCGCTCGCGGCGCTGGTCCTGCAGACCGCGGAGTTCCGGCCGCAGGCCGACAGCGTCGGGCTCGGCGACATCGGCGACTACATCGCGGAGATCGGCGCGGGCAAGGCACTGGTCGTCGTCGCCGCGCTGGCGCTGCTGCACGCCGCGCTCGGCGCGCTCGCGCTCAAGCACGGGGAGAAGGTGCCAGCCGAGGTCAGGGTCGGGCTCGGCCTGTTCGCGCTGCTGCCGCTGCCGGTCACCGGGCACGCGTCGAACTGGAACTTCCACGACTACACGATGATTTCGATAGAACTGCACGTGATGGGCGCGGTCGCCTGGACCGGCGGGCTCGGCGCGATGGGCGTGCTGCTGGCCGGCAACCGGACGCTGCTCGCGCACGCGCTGCCCCGGTTCTCCAAGCTCGCCACGCTGTGCCTGGTCCTGACCGCGGTCACCGGCCTGTTCAACGGGTTCATCGAGATCTACCTCAACCCGGCCATCTCGTTCTGGGCAGGCGTGTTCACCACCCCGTACGGCCAGCTCGTGCTGCTCAAGCTCCTGTGCGCGAGCGCCATCGCGCTGCTCGGCGCGAACGTGCGCTGGCGGCTGATGCCGCAGATCGCGCAGCACAAGCGCACCGCGCTCGCCGCGTGGGTCACGCTCGAACTGACCGTCATGGGACTCGCCTTCGGCTTCGCCGTCGTGTTGACACGAGCACCCGTCACCTGATTTGGTAACCGCAGGTAGCTGCAACTTGCACTTTCGGTGGAACGACTCGGCTTAATGGGGTGACCAGTCGGGCCGAATTCGCCACCCGCGACCGCCCTTAACAGGGCAAACGACGAACGGTCATCTGCACGCGCCGAACGTCGCGCAAATCACGGTGCGCACCGGGTCGCCTACCGGTACCGCGCCCAGCGGGTCTCCGTGCGCCCCGCCCGCAGGTCGTCGAGGCGGCGGTGCAGCTCGTCCGCGACCCGCGGATGGCTGCGCAGGATCGGCAGCACGCTCGTCGTCAGCTTGAGTTCGCGTGCCGCCCTGAGCACCGGAAACCCGTCCCAGCCGGCGACGTCGAACCCGTAGGCGTCGGCCAGCATCCGGTACCGCCCCGCAGGGTCCCCGAACCGTTCCCTGCCGACCGCGAGCGGGGTCAGGTCCCACTCCGGCGGGCCGACGCACGACGAGTCGAAATCGCACAGCACGGGCCCGTCGTCGCCCACGATGACGTTGCCGGGATGCGCGTCGCCGTGCACGAGTGCCTGCACGAGCGGGAATTCGAGCTCACGGAGATCGGCGTCGACCTCCGCGCAGCGGCGCAGCAGGAACGTGCGGTCGCCCGCGTCGAGCTCCTCGGCGTCGGAAATCCGGGCACGCACGTCGGCGAGCGGCGACCACTCCTCGAGACCCTCCGGCGGCGGCAACGCGTGTACCCGGCGCAGGAGCTCGGCCAGGTCCGCGGCGCTCGCCCTGCGGCGGCCCGGCACCCGCTCCCACACCGTGACCAGGTGTTCGCCCACTTCGAGCGGCTGTTCCACGCCGGGGAGGAGGCGGATCGCGGGCACGCCGTGCTCGGCGAAGTACCTCGCGACCGCGACGACCTTGTGCACCCGGTGCCGCAACGCGTGCGAGCCGACGATCCGCACCACCACGGGCGCGGACGCGAGCGCGTACACGGCGTTGTTGGTGAACCTCAGCAGTACCGCCCCGGCGGCGTCCAGGCCGAGCGCGGCGCAGGTTTCCCCCAGCGCCGCGTCGAGCCTCGCCCTGGTGAAACGCCCGTCCACGACGGCCCGTCCACCCCCGCGGTTATGCGGCGTAGAACGCGTTGATCCGATCGGCGAGATCCCTCGCGTCCACGTTGTTCCGCCTGCGGTCCGCCTCTGCCTTGAGGGGCTTCATCCGGTCCTTGATGCGATGGGACTTCAGGCCGTCCGCCGCGTCCAGCGCGGCGCGGCCGACCTTGGCGCCGTGGTCGATGTCGCCCTCGAGCAGGTGGTTCGTCGCCAGCGCGCTCAGGTTGAACGTCTTGCTGCGGGCCATGTCGTCGCCGTAGGCGTCGATCGCCCTGGTCAGCGCCGGGATCGCGTACTTGGTGTGCGCCACGTCGACCTCCTGCGCCAGCACGGTGTGCACGGTGCCGATCATCGCGTAGACGTCGGTCTCGTCGAAGAACTTCGCCCACGACTCGACGTTCTTCAGGTCCGCGCGCTCGAACTCGTCCTTGCTCCGGCCGAGCAGCTTCCTGGCCTGCTCCTCGTTGCCCATCATCGCGTAGGCCCACGCCTCGTTGGCGCAGAGGATCGAGACCGCGAGCTCCGAACCGGACTCCTGCGCGGCGATCTGGCCGAGCTGGAACAGCTTCAGCGCGTCGTTCGGGGCCTCCTGGTGCAGGTAGACCCGGCCCATCCGGTACAGCACGTTCGCCACCAGCGGGTGGTTCTCGCCCTGCTTGGCCAGGTCGAGCGCGTTCGCGAAGTGCCCGCGCGCCGAGTCGACCAGCCCGGTGTCGAACGAGGTCCAGCCAGCCAGGCTGTGCAGATCCGCCAGCGCCACGAACAGGCGCGACTTCACCACGTCGATGGCGCTGGACTCCAGCATCTGCTGCCCCCAGGACAGCTGTGCCACCACGGCGTCGCGGCAGAACCCGCCGCCGTACTGGTAGTCGAGGGCGCGCAGCGCCCTGGTCGCGGCCTCCACCTGCCGCACATCGGTCATCCCGATGCGACCGGGTGCCGGCGTCCTCGCGGGACTCGACGCCCATGCCTCGGAGGACGGTCCGAAGACCGCTGCCCCCATCGTCACCTGGGCGGCGTGCGCGAGGAACTTCCGCCGTTTCACGGACTCGTCCTCCTCAGCCTGCTGCTCGTCGACGGCGCCGACGACCGAAACCGCGGTGGCCTCGTCGTACGCGAGGCCCATGTAGCCACGGGGGACGCCCAGGCCGTCGGCGATCCTCGCGAGCACGTCGTAGGCCATGACCTGACGACCCTTGAGGATCTCCGACACCTCGGACTGTGACTGGCCGGTCATCGCGGCGATCTGGCGCTGCGAGACGCCTTCGCGACGGAGCAGGCGGTAAACCCCGCTGATCTCCCGCGCGGCGAGGGCGGCCCGCATCTCCTTCTGCTCCCATGCTTCCGGAGATATCGGGTGTCCCTGCCGGGCTTCCGGAGAGTGCACCGTCTTGTTGGCGTCCATGTGCGCCCCTTCACCGTCCGTCGGGCGTCGATAAGCAGCGTAGGCACTTCTATTGAACCGTGTGAAACCCCGTTTGTAGAGCCTGATCGGCCCCACCGAAGTTCCCCGACCGCTTAACGTGGAACCCGGGCCGGTCGCCGCTATGACGCGATTACGACTTCTCTCGCCCGGCGATTCGTCGCAATGTAGTCCTCAGCCCGGATGTGAGCGGACGTACACCGACCGCAATCACCCAGAGCTACGAAGGCGCAAGTGCAGAGTGCAAGCCTGCAACACCCGGCGGCACGACCTGCAGCACG is part of the Amycolatopsis sp. CA-230715 genome and encodes:
- a CDS encoding copper resistance D family protein produces the protein MTKAEATSNVRYQTLVCVVAAAFVAALIGVALTAAAPVPGVTDVSEVVSVAIPLVRVVLDLAAVATIGLSLLSVLVGYDRPKLTEPVLAKARPAAVASAVVWAIAALAALVLQTAEFRPQADSVGLGDIGDYIAEIGAGKALVVVAALALLHAALGALALKHGEKVPAEVRVGLGLFALLPLPVTGHASNWNFHDYTMISIELHVMGAVAWTGGLGAMGVLLAGNRTLLAHALPRFSKLATLCLVLTAVTGLFNGFIEIYLNPAISFWAGVFTTPYGQLVLLKLLCASAIALLGANVRWRLMPQIAQHKRTALAAWVTLELTVMGLAFGFAVVLTRAPVT
- a CDS encoding phosphotransferase enzyme family protein: MDGRFTRARLDAALGETCAALGLDAAGAVLLRFTNNAVYALASAPVVVRIVGSHALRHRVHKVVAVARYFAEHGVPAIRLLPGVEQPLEVGEHLVTVWERVPGRRRASAADLAELLRRVHALPPPEGLEEWSPLADVRARISDAEELDAGDRTFLLRRCAEVDADLRELEFPLVQALVHGDAHPGNVIVGDDGPVLCDFDSSCVGPPEWDLTPLAVGRERFGDPAGRYRMLADAYGFDVAGWDGFPVLRAARELKLTTSVLPILRSHPRVADELHRRLDDLRAGRTETRWARYR
- a CDS encoding helix-turn-helix transcriptional regulator — translated: MDANKTVHSPEARQGHPISPEAWEQKEMRAALAAREISGVYRLLRREGVSQRQIAAMTGQSQSEVSEILKGRQVMAYDVLARIADGLGVPRGYMGLAYDEATAVSVVGAVDEQQAEEDESVKRRKFLAHAAQVTMGAAVFGPSSEAWASSPARTPAPGRIGMTDVRQVEAATRALRALDYQYGGGFCRDAVVAQLSWGQQMLESSAIDVVKSRLFVALADLHSLAGWTSFDTGLVDSARGHFANALDLAKQGENHPLVANVLYRMGRVYLHQEAPNDALKLFQLGQIAAQESGSELAVSILCANEAWAYAMMGNEEQARKLLGRSKDEFERADLKNVESWAKFFDETDVYAMIGTVHTVLAQEVDVAHTKYAIPALTRAIDAYGDDMARSKTFNLSALATNHLLEGDIDHGAKVGRAALDAADGLKSHRIKDRMKPLKAEADRRRNNVDARDLADRINAFYAA
- a CDS encoding copper resistance CopC family protein, with translation MKKAVLTIALAAAAVLGTATPAFAHNVLVSSDPPKGASVETGPSKITLTFDAPVQPGNNQLAVTGPDGNQWTDGGVEVASNVVSAPVRPLGPAGVYKVGYRILSADGHPVSGETEFTLTKAGTGTPAAAKPADQDTAKSSGSSGVPVWVWLVGAVVVLGAGLTLALRTGSGSAKEDKKS